The Cytobacillus oceanisediminis genomic interval CGTACCCAAATGCCTAACCTGTGCACGAAGTAGTTTCAGTCCCGCTGCATAACCGCGGCGCTCAATATCTCTCACTTCATCCGTCATTGGATCTGTGATGCTTTCAGTTGCACCGTGTTTCAAATTAATTTCATCTACATATTTGATCAATTCAACAACCTGGGAATCAGGGAGATAATCTGTCATCCAGCCTCCGAATTCACTTGTAATATTGAATTTTCCATCTGAATAAGCACCTGCTCCGCCAAAACCATTGGTGATTGAACATGCCGGCAAACAGCCTGCATATTCTTTTCTTCCCGCGGCCGGCGGGCATTTCTCAATTTTTTTCTGTAAAATCGGACAATTCCTCCGATAAATATCATGACCTTTATCAATTAATAAAATATTTGCTTCAGGCATTTTTAGTGTTAGTTCATAACAAGTAAATATTCCAGCCGGTCCAGCACCGACAACAATAACATCATAATTCGCGTTCATCGTCCTATTCCCCCAGACGCATTATTCGTTAATTTCAACAACCCTAGGTAACTATATCAAACACCGAATAAATGGTCAATCTCTTTTACGAACTATTTAACTAAATTAATATATATTGTTCGTCTTTATGATAATTTATGTAAAATTCCGTGAATACCAGAGCACCTGCTGGATCCTCAACAAACAGAAGGCTGCTCCTAAAGAGCAGCCTCCACAAGATTCATTTTATATTACCAATTTCCACAGCAGCATGCTCCGATAATGATCAATAGAATGAACAATACAACGATCAATGCAAAACCGCCATATCCACATCCTCCATAATGAGCACCCGCTACAGGATAGCCATATCCTGGATAGCATGGGTCATAGCCAGCACCAGCAACTGCACCTTTATACATTAATAATCACTCCTCAACAAGATTTCTTGGGCATTTTCAATATTAATGTATGTGGGGTGAACTTGACCCGCATGTGCATTTGCCCATTTTTATAAAAAAACGCTGAACTCCATTTTAAACCTTCCACCATAGCCATTATTAGGGTACGATAACATTAAGAGATACAGAAAAGAAGCGGGGGATTCAAACCAATGAAGAAAAGGAAGATCGGCATATATTTTTTTATCATCACTTTTATATATGGTTTGTATCATTTGTTTGATAGCCTATCTAAAGTTGAAGGGGCAAATCCAACTAACGTGTATCAAAAGTTATCGTCAAAAGAGAATATCAATTACCTCATTATCGGGGATAGCATTGGCAGAGGGTCAGGTGCGACCTCCAAATCATCTGCATGGTTTACAAGGCTTGAGCGGCATCTGCATAGTGAATTTGGGATTAAAGCCAAAAGGCATTCAATAGTTCAAAGCGGTGCCACTGCCTTTGAAGGTTTATATAAGCTTCAGCAATCCGAACATTTAGGGAAAATTGATTTAACTTTTATCGTGTTTGGGGAGAATGACCGCAAATATATGGATGAAAAGCAATTTTCATATTTCTACGAAGGGCTTATCCGGAAAACCAAACAGCTCTACCCTGACACCGAGATCATAACCATTACAGAAAATCCGCTTGATAATGAGGCATTTGTTCAGGAAATTTCTGTTATTTCTAATCACTATGGTGCAAAAAATGTGGATATGAGAAAGCCATTCGGACAATCCGGATTGCCTGCAGAGGAACTGACAAAGGAT includes:
- a CDS encoding SGNH/GDSL hydrolase family protein, whose amino-acid sequence is MKKRKIGIYFFIITFIYGLYHLFDSLSKVEGANPTNVYQKLSSKENINYLIIGDSIGRGSGATSKSSAWFTRLERHLHSEFGIKAKRHSIVQSGATAFEGLYKLQQSEHLGKIDLTFIVFGENDRKYMDEKQFSYFYEGLIRKTKQLYPDTEIITITENPLDNEAFVQEISVISNHYGAKNVDMRKPFGQSGLPAEELTKDMVHPNDEGYKIYADTLIKKIRELAGSHTEIAELSAPIHENEDIEIASIPHVTDISGSFIHKDGIWESSKAGDSLEYRFSGPFLGVNMIRSEKGGKMDVFIDDIYITSLSAWWPLTKERYQYIVSGLENGPHHVKFIVTKEKSVNNSTDDAVIQISSILIKSE
- a CDS encoding YjcZ family sporulation protein; its protein translation is MYKGAVAGAGYDPCYPGYGYPVAGAHYGGCGYGGFALIVVLFILLIIIGACCCGNW